One genomic segment of Paenibacillus durus includes these proteins:
- a CDS encoding MBL fold metallo-hydrolase, with protein MMKLSDSVIALNVPMLSPVLGPTEIYPALLKDEDGLTLVDTGMLGQFDELKQAVEDAGAQISDIRRVVITHQDIDHIGNLQELVNRIPGLELLAHADDIPYLNGSLPLVKFTSERIAQMPGGFKDLALHFLESLPGLGKFTVLQDGDMPPWGGGAEVIHTPGHTPGHICLYLPNDKLLLAADELRVVDGKLAGPVEWATPDMPLALRSLRKLEGRPIARVLCYHGGLYEGSPQPLIEELA; from the coding sequence ATGATGAAACTCTCAGATTCGGTAATCGCGCTCAATGTACCCATGCTGTCACCCGTTCTCGGTCCCACGGAAATTTACCCGGCGCTGCTGAAGGATGAAGACGGTCTGACACTGGTTGACACCGGCATGCTCGGGCAGTTCGATGAACTGAAACAGGCAGTCGAAGATGCCGGAGCGCAAATATCCGATATTAGGCGCGTCGTTATTACCCATCAGGATATCGATCATATCGGGAATCTGCAGGAACTCGTGAACCGGATACCCGGATTAGAGCTTCTGGCCCATGCGGACGATATTCCTTATCTGAACGGCAGTCTCCCGCTGGTCAAATTTACCTCGGAACGGATCGCGCAGATGCCCGGCGGGTTCAAGGATCTGGCCCTTCATTTCCTTGAAAGCCTGCCGGGCCTGGGCAAGTTCACGGTTCTGCAGGATGGAGACATGCCGCCTTGGGGCGGCGGCGCGGAAGTCATCCATACGCCGGGACACACCCCCGGTCATATCTGCCTCTATCTGCCAAACGACAAGCTGCTGCTGGCCGCCGACGAACTACGCGTCGTGGACGGCAAGCTCGCCGGACCCGTTGAATGGGCGACGCCGGATATGCCCCTTGCGCTGCGCAGCCTCCGTAAGCTGGAGGGACGGCCGATTGCCCGAGTGCTCTGTTACCATGGCGGCCTATACGAGGGCAGTCCGCAGCCGCTTATTGAAGAGTTGGCCTGA
- a CDS encoding aminotransferase class I/II-fold pyridoxal phosphate-dependent enzyme, producing the protein MSGEWVRQDVRELPPSGIRAFFEQCADDKDLIQLGVGEPDFRVPESVRKACISALNRGETGYSSNAGLPELRQEIAGYLSAGFGLSYDPIAEIIVTMGSSEALDIALRTVISPGDEVIIPSPGYVAYAPMVTLSGGTVIPVEVKGEEGFKLTAEALRRSITPRTKAIIVNYPNNPTGAVMTRRDWEPIAELAARHNLIVISDEVYAELTYSGQHFSIAALPGMKERTIVISGFSKAFAMTGWRVGYSCASGELSSAMLKIHQYTAMCAPVPGQIAALESLRSGLKAKDRMKAAFDARRTLFVEGLNAIGLPCHMPDGAFYAFPSVAGTGLTSEQFALRLLSEAGVAVVPGSVFGPGGEGHVRCSYAASSGQLAEALRRIGRFMASLSSGGHPLNFKLPDRFLHFERLSV; encoded by the coding sequence ATGTCCGGTGAATGGGTTCGTCAGGATGTCCGGGAGCTGCCCCCATCGGGCATCCGCGCTTTTTTTGAACAATGTGCAGATGACAAGGACTTGATCCAGCTCGGAGTCGGCGAGCCGGATTTCCGGGTGCCGGAGTCTGTACGTAAGGCGTGCATCTCCGCGCTGAACCGGGGAGAAACGGGGTACTCTTCGAATGCGGGGCTTCCGGAGCTCCGCCAGGAAATTGCCGGGTATTTAAGCGCCGGCTTCGGGCTTTCCTATGATCCCATTGCTGAGATCATCGTAACAATGGGCAGCAGCGAAGCGCTGGATATCGCGCTGCGGACGGTCATTTCACCGGGAGACGAGGTGATCATCCCGTCACCGGGCTATGTGGCCTATGCTCCGATGGTTACGCTGAGCGGAGGAACCGTTATTCCCGTTGAGGTGAAGGGGGAAGAGGGCTTTAAATTGACAGCCGAGGCCCTGCGGCGGAGCATTACCCCGCGTACCAAGGCGATCATCGTCAATTATCCGAATAATCCGACCGGCGCGGTGATGACCCGCAGGGATTGGGAGCCGATTGCCGAGCTTGCCGCCCGGCATAATCTGATTGTCATTTCCGACGAGGTCTACGCCGAATTGACTTACAGCGGACAGCATTTCAGCATCGCGGCGCTGCCGGGCATGAAGGAGCGGACGATCGTTATCAGCGGATTCTCCAAAGCGTTCGCCATGACCGGCTGGAGGGTAGGCTATTCTTGCGCCAGCGGCGAACTGTCTTCCGCGATGCTTAAAATCCACCAGTACACCGCCATGTGCGCTCCGGTTCCGGGGCAGATTGCCGCCCTCGAATCGCTGCGTAGCGGACTTAAGGCAAAGGACCGGATGAAAGCCGCCTTTGATGCGCGGCGGACCCTGTTCGTGGAGGGACTGAATGCGATTGGCCTGCCCTGCCATATGCCGGACGGCGCGTTCTATGCCTTCCCGTCGGTTGCCGGAACCGGGCTGACCTCGGAGCAATTCGCGCTCCGGCTGCTTAGCGAAGCCGGTGTCGCAGTTGTACCCGGTTCGGTCTTCGGGCCCGGAGGAGAGGGGCATGTCCGCTGCTCTTATGCCGCTTCATCCGGGCAGCTAGCCGAGGCGCTGCGGCGGATCGGACGGTTTATGGCATCCCTGTCTTCCGGCGGGCATCCGTTAAATTTTAAACTTCCGGACCGCTTCCTGCATTTTGAGCGTCTGTCCGTATAA
- a CDS encoding winged helix-turn-helix transcriptional regulator has protein sequence MKQTSLCPRLQKSMDIIGKRWTGLIIYQLLQGPQRFGAIEASLPLSGRLLSERLKDLEQEGIVRREVFPETPVRIQYSLTEKGKALESVIRDLENWSRDWIETEPKSST, from the coding sequence ATGAAGCAGACTTCCTTGTGTCCCCGGCTGCAAAAAAGCATGGATATTATCGGAAAGCGTTGGACCGGTCTGATCATTTACCAACTGCTTCAGGGACCCCAGCGATTCGGCGCCATCGAAGCCTCCCTGCCTCTTAGCGGAAGACTTCTGTCTGAGAGGCTGAAGGATCTGGAGCAGGAGGGCATCGTGCGCCGGGAAGTATTTCCTGAAACGCCGGTACGGATTCAGTACTCCCTGACCGAAAAAGGAAAAGCGCTGGAATCGGTCATTCGGGATCTGGAGAATTGGTCCCGGGACTGGATTGAGACCGAACCCAAATCATCCACATAG
- a CDS encoding D-alanine--D-alanine ligase has protein sequence MNRLTKRSDRHEGWCDHGRHIIGREISLKTGEEMLKMLDPAKYEAVPVVINKKGELAEKVRGLDLALLALHGAFGEDGTVQAVLESLGIPYTGSGVLSSAICMDKDMSKRLLRAAGIKVADWLCWNHIDEFAPEAVEKLGYPVIVKPSSGGSSIGMAKVNSPDGLRADVTEAFRWDRSVMVERYVPGMEITCPILDGETLPIIGIVPMAAEWFDYDAKYTENGAQEQVAVLPAELEHKVRRIAQDCYRTLKCSVYARVDMILSDGVPFVLEVNTLPGMTSASLLPRSAKAAGLTFSGLLDAIISASLKERGVPVYVR, from the coding sequence ATGAACCGGTTAACGAAAAGGAGCGATAGACATGAAGGTTGGTGTGATCATGGGCGGCATATCATCGGAAGAGAGATTTCGCTGAAGACGGGCGAGGAGATGTTAAAAATGCTGGACCCTGCCAAATACGAGGCCGTTCCGGTCGTCATTAACAAGAAGGGAGAACTGGCGGAGAAGGTGCGCGGCCTCGATCTTGCGCTGCTGGCGCTGCATGGGGCGTTCGGCGAGGATGGCACCGTGCAGGCCGTGTTGGAATCGCTGGGCATTCCGTATACGGGAAGCGGCGTGCTGTCCAGCGCCATCTGCATGGATAAGGATATGTCCAAAAGACTGCTGCGCGCAGCCGGCATCAAGGTCGCCGATTGGCTGTGCTGGAACCATATTGACGAATTTGCGCCTGAGGCGGTAGAGAAGCTTGGTTATCCGGTTATCGTTAAGCCTTCCTCTGGCGGTTCCAGCATCGGCATGGCCAAAGTGAACTCGCCGGACGGACTGCGGGCCGACGTAACGGAGGCTTTCCGCTGGGACCGGTCGGTCATGGTAGAGCGCTATGTCCCGGGGATGGAGATTACCTGTCCCATTCTGGATGGAGAGACGCTGCCGATCATCGGCATCGTCCCTATGGCTGCGGAATGGTTCGACTATGACGCCAAATACACCGAGAATGGAGCGCAGGAGCAAGTTGCCGTTCTGCCCGCCGAACTGGAGCACAAGGTGCGGCGGATCGCTCAGGATTGTTACCGGACGCTGAAATGCAGCGTGTACGCCCGGGTCGATATGATTCTATCGGACGGCGTTCCCTTCGTGCTTGAGGTGAACACGCTGCCGGGCATGACTTCGGCCAGCCTGCTGCCCAGGAGCGCCAAAGCCGCCGGACTGACATTCAGCGGTCTGCTGGATGCTATCATCTCCGCTTCGTTGAAGGAAAGGGGCGTGCCCGTCTATGTCCGGTGA
- a CDS encoding M24 family metallopeptidase, with the protein MNEALNRLEREMAPEGLDALLITDPKHVYYLTGFASNPHERFLGLLLGRGEEPVLIVPALDAESAHASSTVSKIVTHSDTDDPYSLLKNQLGPKLGKLGIEKEHVSVARFELLSKAAPADSFADIGPLLRRMRAIKSPGEIERMEHAAQLVEEVLRQGLAHVKEGVSEIELVAELEYLMKKLGASGPSFDTMVLSGPNTALPHGVPGRRLIAPGDLLMFDLGVFADGYASDITRTFAVGETDTELVRIYDTVLAANEAGIAAAKAGASYGSVDQAARAVIEEAGYGPYFVHRVGHGLGMDTHEYPSLHGLNGDIMESGNVFTVEPGIYVPGLGGVRIEDEVLVTEDGARTLTSFPKSWTVLEL; encoded by the coding sequence ATGAATGAAGCTCTGAACAGACTCGAACGGGAAATGGCTCCGGAAGGGCTGGACGCCCTGCTGATCACCGATCCCAAGCATGTATATTACTTGACAGGATTTGCCAGCAACCCGCATGAGCGGTTTCTCGGTCTGCTGCTTGGCCGAGGCGAGGAGCCGGTGCTCATTGTTCCCGCGCTCGACGCTGAATCTGCACATGCATCCTCAACTGTCTCTAAGATCGTCACTCACAGCGATACGGATGATCCTTACAGCCTTCTGAAGAATCAACTCGGACCAAAGCTTGGGAAGCTGGGCATCGAGAAGGAGCATGTCTCGGTGGCGCGCTTCGAGCTTCTGTCGAAAGCCGCCCCTGCGGACAGCTTCGCCGACATTGGTCCTCTTCTGCGCCGTATGCGCGCCATCAAATCGCCGGGGGAAATTGAGCGTATGGAGCATGCGGCCCAGCTGGTGGAGGAAGTGCTGCGCCAGGGGCTTGCCCATGTGAAGGAGGGAGTGAGCGAAATCGAGCTCGTTGCGGAGCTGGAGTATTTGATGAAAAAGCTCGGCGCCTCCGGGCCCTCCTTCGATACAATGGTGCTGTCCGGGCCGAATACGGCCCTCCCGCATGGCGTTCCCGGTAGACGGCTTATCGCGCCCGGCGACCTGCTGATGTTCGATCTCGGCGTATTCGCGGACGGCTATGCTTCCGACATCACCCGCACCTTTGCCGTGGGGGAGACGGACACCGAACTGGTCCGCATCTATGATACCGTGCTGGCCGCCAACGAAGCCGGAATTGCCGCTGCCAAAGCCGGCGCCTCCTACGGTTCGGTCGACCAGGCCGCACGCGCCGTTATTGAAGAAGCGGGGTACGGGCCTTATTTTGTCCACCGCGTGGGCCACGGCCTTGGCATGGACACTCACGAATACCCTTCCCTGCACGGCCTTAACGGGGACATCATGGAGAGCGGCAATGTCTTTACGGTGGAGCCCGGGATTTACGTGCCTGGACTCGGCGGCGTGCGGATTGAGGACGAGGTGCTCGTTACGGAAGACGGCGCCCGGACGCTCACCAGCTTCCCTAAAAGCTGGACCGTACTGGAGCTCTGA
- a CDS encoding aminotransferase-like domain-containing protein, producing the protein MFNDFRLAEGRPVYLQVKDYMKRLIVQGALQADRRLPATRELAGLLGVSRNTVISAYAELEEDGFAYTVQGKGSFAAAVSPVRVAGNTEADDGLKLDWAEHVSEYAQLAEELDLMKRGIRAAKGTISFTSIAPDEKLFDLDSVKRAFSDRMAVEGNVLLNYGYAKGYKPLIDYLMEYMARKGVDTQDKDMLMTSGFTEGFDIVLSAIRKKSGMVLCENPTHNTAIKNLKLHGFGIKGIAMEPDGISIDGLEQALAEGAYDLAYFVPSYHNPTGIVTSLQKRLELMTLMNRYRIPVIEDGFNEELRYSGSHVSPLAAMAGAGNGVIYIGSFSKVLFPGLRVGWVLADRKLIGTLESIKRARSIHTSTLDQSLLYQYLHNGNLEKYLRRARAEYKRKYEWTLACCRELVPYSTLSGDGGLHLFMAFEHGFDTRELLAACSRRGVIFTPGDNFYTDGTGGNTLRLGFSRVADEDIRKGIAIIGEAARELMNSQGRNEGSWRQQNE; encoded by the coding sequence ATGTTCAATGATTTCAGGCTTGCGGAGGGCCGTCCGGTCTATCTGCAAGTTAAGGATTACATGAAACGGCTGATTGTCCAAGGAGCGCTTCAGGCGGACCGGCGGCTTCCCGCAACAAGAGAACTCGCCGGGCTGCTCGGCGTCAGCCGCAATACGGTCATCTCCGCCTATGCGGAGCTTGAGGAAGACGGCTTCGCTTACACGGTTCAGGGCAAGGGCAGCTTCGCCGCTGCGGTGTCGCCCGTGCGGGTAGCCGGTAATACGGAAGCGGACGATGGCCTGAAGCTGGACTGGGCGGAGCACGTGAGCGAATATGCTCAGTTGGCGGAGGAACTGGACCTTATGAAGCGCGGCATCCGGGCCGCGAAAGGAACGATCTCGTTTACGAGCATCGCGCCGGACGAGAAGCTGTTCGATCTGGACAGCGTCAAGCGCGCTTTTTCGGACCGGATGGCCGTGGAGGGAAATGTGCTGCTGAATTACGGCTATGCCAAGGGCTACAAGCCGCTGATCGACTATTTAATGGAATATATGGCCCGCAAGGGCGTGGATACTCAGGATAAAGATATGCTCATGACGAGCGGCTTCACCGAAGGCTTTGACATCGTGCTGTCGGCGATCCGTAAAAAAAGCGGCATGGTGCTGTGCGAGAACCCGACTCATAATACAGCCATCAAAAACTTAAAGCTGCACGGTTTCGGGATCAAGGGTATTGCGATGGAACCGGACGGCATCAGCATCGATGGTCTGGAACAGGCGCTTGCGGAAGGGGCGTACGACCTCGCCTATTTCGTTCCGTCCTATCATAACCCGACGGGCATCGTGACCTCCCTGCAAAAAAGGCTGGAGCTGATGACGCTGATGAACCGATACCGGATTCCCGTCATCGAGGACGGGTTCAACGAGGAACTGCGCTACTCCGGCTCGCATGTATCGCCGCTGGCGGCCATGGCGGGCGCGGGGAATGGCGTCATTTATATAGGAAGCTTCTCGAAGGTGCTGTTTCCCGGTCTTAGAGTAGGCTGGGTGCTGGCGGACCGGAAGCTGATCGGCACCCTGGAGAGCATTAAGCGGGCCCGCAGCATTCATACCTCGACGCTCGACCAATCGCTGCTGTATCAATATTTGCATAACGGCAATTTGGAAAAATATTTACGCAGGGCGCGGGCCGAATATAAACGGAAATACGAGTGGACGCTTGCGTGCTGCCGCGAACTTGTTCCCTATTCCACCCTGTCGGGAGATGGCGGGCTGCATCTGTTCATGGCGTTTGAGCATGGCTTCGACACCAGGGAGCTGCTGGCGGCCTGCTCGCGAAGAGGCGTGATTTTTACACCGGGGGACAATTTCTATACGGATGGAACAGGCGGGAACACGCTGCGCCTTGGGTTCTCCAGAGTGGCCGATGAGGATATTCGCAAGGGAATCGCCATCATCGGCGAAGCGGCAAGAGAGCTGATGAATAGCCAAGGAAGGAATGAAGGCAGCTGGCGGCAACAGAATGAATAG
- a CDS encoding methyl-accepting chemotaxis protein — translation MFRISHSIGRRFMLLLLAALLFTSLTLSISFYFISINTINSYVVPQIDKLLGSASQDVYKQLNSTNAMQARTNEQAATNVEYYFHDKRTQHNVETIFLAEYKDGKAVVLSADHESALKRKEEIQVTPALEQASKGKSGISEIYSDSHGVHKTAYVGIPGSALVIGVSADMTFVRDKMTSTLWTSAGITLLALVISMTAAVFMSRRITRPITRLAAYSNQLAEGDFTQELDINGRDEISRLAESFQTMTLRLKDLIGEVLSTADTVMEDSNELKERVDGIRDMAESSRKSAFEIGKGSTAIASSAADNARAMEEISLGIQHIASAAGEVTEQIHEASAEAVSGNDTAQSAVEQMRQIGRASTKSLEQFRQMDEQSQKIGGIVQGISEITKQIQMLSLNASIEAARAGEHGRGFAVVAGEVRKLSEQSREATEQIREFLLRLQEEMQRSVVSMNEVNAEVASGVGKVEEAGNAFDHLAILIQSINQSVQSVSAATQQISAGTEEVTASVEETAQITKKSQAGAEILADNYRSQQEQLDGHAKTVEHLYGQTLKMQEAVRKFKI, via the coding sequence ATGTTTCGGATCAGTCATTCCATCGGCCGGAGATTTATGTTGTTATTGCTCGCTGCCCTCTTGTTCACTTCGCTTACGCTTAGTATCAGCTTTTACTTTATCTCCATCAATACCATCAACAGCTACGTTGTCCCGCAGATCGACAAGCTTCTCGGCTCTGCATCGCAGGACGTTTACAAACAGCTGAACTCGACTAACGCAATGCAGGCCCGCACCAACGAACAGGCGGCGACGAATGTGGAATATTATTTCCACGATAAACGGACACAGCATAATGTGGAGACGATTTTTCTAGCAGAATACAAAGATGGAAAAGCTGTCGTCCTGAGTGCGGATCATGAGTCGGCGCTCAAACGGAAGGAAGAAATTCAGGTGACACCGGCTCTTGAGCAAGCCTCCAAGGGAAAGAGCGGCATCAGCGAAATATACTCCGACAGCCATGGCGTACATAAGACGGCTTACGTTGGCATTCCGGGAAGCGCCCTTGTGATCGGTGTCAGCGCGGACATGACATTCGTTAGGGATAAGATGACGAGCACACTGTGGACCAGCGCCGGTATTACGCTGCTGGCCCTGGTTATCAGTATGACCGCAGCTGTGTTCATGAGCCGGCGTATTACCCGTCCGATCACCCGGCTTGCGGCATACAGCAACCAGTTGGCCGAGGGTGATTTCACCCAGGAATTGGATATTAATGGCCGTGACGAAATTTCCCGGTTGGCCGAGAGCTTCCAGACGATGACGCTGCGCTTGAAAGACTTGATCGGCGAGGTACTGAGTACCGCAGACACCGTTATGGAGGATTCCAACGAACTAAAGGAACGCGTGGATGGCATCCGGGATATGGCGGAAAGCTCCAGGAAATCCGCTTTTGAGATTGGTAAAGGAAGCACGGCAATCGCAAGCAGTGCGGCAGATAACGCCCGGGCCATGGAAGAAATCAGCTTGGGCATCCAGCATATCGCTTCGGCAGCGGGCGAAGTGACCGAGCAGATTCATGAAGCCTCCGCCGAAGCGGTTAGCGGCAACGACACGGCTCAAAGCGCTGTCGAACAGATGCGCCAGATTGGACGGGCTTCCACAAAATCGCTGGAGCAGTTCCGCCAAATGGACGAGCAGTCGCAGAAAATCGGCGGCATCGTCCAAGGCATTTCGGAGATTACCAAACAAATCCAAATGCTGTCCCTTAATGCTTCCATTGAAGCGGCGCGGGCAGGCGAGCATGGCCGCGGCTTCGCCGTCGTCGCTGGAGAAGTTCGCAAGCTGTCGGAGCAGTCCAGAGAAGCCACCGAGCAAATCCGCGAGTTCCTTCTCCGCCTCCAGGAGGAAATGCAGCGTTCTGTGGTCAGTATGAACGAGGTTAATGCCGAGGTTGCGTCCGGCGTAGGCAAAGTCGAGGAAGCGGGCAACGCCTTCGACCACCTTGCCATACTCATCCAGAGCATCAACCAAAGCGTTCAGTCCGTATCCGCAGCCACCCAGCAAATTTCGGCGGGAACCGAAGAAGTAACCGCATCCGTAGAGGAAACTGCGCAGATCACTAAGAAATCGCAGGCGGGCGCTGAGATCCTGGCCGACAATTACCGCAGCCAGCAAGAACAGCTCGATGGACACGCAAAAACGGTGGAGCATTTATACGGACAGACGCTCAAAATGCAGGAAGCGGTCCGGAAGTTTAAAATTTAA
- a CDS encoding GNAT family N-acetyltransferase: MKWQKSSIEDATLEDLPGIVAIYNSTVPGRMVTADLEPVSVEDRLNWFHEHGSGHRPLWVLRKDGKIAAWLSFQSFHERPAYNGTAEISIYVGEEHRGSGAGSLLVGKALEECGRLGISNLVGLVFGHNGPSLGLLEKFGFERWGLLPGVADMDGILRDLVIVGRKV; the protein is encoded by the coding sequence ATGAAATGGCAAAAGAGCAGTATTGAAGATGCAACGCTGGAGGATCTGCCGGGCATTGTGGCTATTTACAACTCCACCGTGCCGGGACGGATGGTTACGGCCGATCTTGAACCCGTCAGCGTGGAAGACAGGCTCAACTGGTTCCATGAGCATGGCAGCGGCCACCGCCCGCTGTGGGTGCTTAGAAAAGACGGCAAAATCGCCGCCTGGCTGAGCTTTCAGTCGTTCCATGAAAGGCCGGCCTATAACGGAACAGCGGAAATCAGCATTTATGTAGGCGAAGAACACAGAGGCAGCGGAGCCGGAAGCCTGCTTGTGGGCAAAGCACTTGAGGAATGCGGGCGGCTTGGCATAAGCAATCTGGTCGGTTTGGTATTTGGGCACAATGGGCCAAGCCTGGGGCTTCTGGAGAAATTCGGCTTCGAGCGCTGGGGGCTCCTGCCCGGAGTAGCCGATATGGATGGCATACTACGTGATTTGGTTATCGTCGGCCGCAAGGTTTAG